One genomic segment of Panicum virgatum strain AP13 chromosome 2N, P.virgatum_v5, whole genome shotgun sequence includes these proteins:
- the LOC120660936 gene encoding cyclin-D4-1-like, whose translation MPPSSYEMAASILLCAEDSSSILGLGAEADEEVLARGRTRGEPGVEFPVPSEECVDGFVEAEAAHMPREDYAERLRAGGLDLRIRTDAVDWIWKVHAYYNFRPLTACLAVNYLDRFLSLYQLPEDKAWMTQLLSVACLSLAAKMEETYVPPSLDLQVGDARYVFEPKTIQRMELLVLSTLKWRMQAVTPFSYIDYFLHRLNGGDAPSRRAVLRSAELILRVTRGTHCLDFRPSEVAAAVAAAVAGEERAADIDKACTHRVHKERVSQCLEAIQAAVALPAGTVPAPPKTEGRSGGGGGGRTSSSVSVPRSPTGVLDAGCLSYRSEDTTVASSQAGSFCDENDSSPAVCSKRRKISR comes from the exons ATGCCTCCGAGCAGCTACGAGATGGCGGCCTCCATCCTGCTCTGCGCCGAGGACAGCAGCAGCATCCTCGGCCTCGGAGCGGAGGCCGACGAGGAGGTGCTGGCGCGGGGCAGGACGCGTGGGGAGCCTGGCGTGGAGTTCCCGGTCCCCTCCGAGGAATGCGTCGACGGGttcgtggaggcggaggcggcgcacaTGCCCCGGGAGGACTACGCCGAGAGGCTGCGCGCCGGGGGCCTGGATCTCCGTATCCGGACGGACGCCGTCGACTGGATTTGGAAG GTTCACGCGTACTACAATTTCAGGCCTCTCACTGCTTGCTTGGCCGTCAACTACCTCGACCGCTTCCTCTCGCTCTACCAGCTCCCA GAAGACAAGGCCTGGATGACGCAGCTGCTGTCCGTGGCGTGCTTGTCCCTGGCTGCCAAGATGGAGGAGACCTACGTTCCCCCGTCTCTCGACCTGCAG GTCGGGGACGCACGGTACGTGTTCGAGCCGAAGACGATCCAGAGGATGGAGCTCCTGGTCCTCAGCACGCTCAAATGGAGGATGCAGGCGGTCACTCCCTTCTCGtacatcgactacttcctccaCCGGCTCAACGGCGGCGACGCGCCGAGCAGGCGCGCCGTCCTGCGATCCGCAGAGCTCATCCTGCGCGTAACCAGAG GGACGCACTGCCTAGATTTCCGGCCCTCGGAGGtcgccgcggccgtcgccgccgccgtcgccggagaagaGCGCGCCGCAGATATCGACAAGGCTTGCACCCACCGTGTACATAAG GAGAGGGTGTCGCAATGCCTCGAAGCGATCCAGGCCGCCGTGGCCCTGCCAGCCGGCACCGTGCCGGCACCGCCTAAAACCGAaggccggagcggcggcggcggcggcggcaggacctCTTCCTCCGTCTCCGTGCCGCGGAGCCCCACCGGGGTGCTGGACGCCGGCTGCCTGAGCTACAGAAGCGAGGACACGACGGTTGCCTCGTCGCAGGCAGGCTCCTTTTGCGATGAGAACGACAGCTCCCCGGCCGTTTGCAGCAAGAGGAGGAAGATTAGCAGGTGA